One Polaribacter sp. SA4-12 genomic window carries:
- a CDS encoding response regulator translates to MTYINEIKIILVDDHKLLRDGLRNIIEQRSNMHIIGEASDGREAIKVSSKLMPDVIVMDVAMPGMNGVEAAKQIHKAQPDIKIIGLSMHSGKQFIQGMFKAGAFGYLLKDGDADELITAITTVVQNKRYLSKDINQEFLAVLKSGEDIVKALLSSREKEVLQLIAEGNSSKKIGEILFLSSKTIDVHRNNIMRKIDLHTIPELTKYAIQKGLTTLDI, encoded by the coding sequence ATGACTTATATAAACGAAATTAAAATAATATTAGTTGACGATCATAAATTACTTAGAGATGGTTTGAGAAATATTATAGAACAAAGGTCGAATATGCATATAATTGGCGAAGCTTCTGATGGTAGAGAAGCTATAAAAGTATCTTCAAAATTAATGCCAGATGTTATTGTTATGGATGTTGCAATGCCTGGTATGAATGGAGTAGAAGCAGCAAAACAGATTCATAAAGCGCAACCAGACATAAAAATAATAGGTCTTTCTATGCATTCTGGTAAGCAATTTATACAAGGTATGTTTAAAGCGGGTGCTTTTGGTTATTTGTTAAAAGATGGAGATGCAGATGAATTGATTACAGCAATTACTACCGTAGTTCAAAATAAAAGATACCTATCAAAAGACATTAACCAAGAGTTTCTTGCGGTACTTAAAAGTGGAGAAGATATTGTAAAAGCACTTTTGAGTTCTAGAGAGAAAGAAGTTTTACAGTTAATTGCAGAAGGAAATTCTTCTAAAAAGATAGGAGAAATATTGTTTTTAAGCTCAAAAACGATAGATGTTCATAGAAATAATATTATGAGAAAAATAGATTTACATACTATTCCTGAATTAACAAAATATGCTATTCAAAAAGGATTAACCACATTAGATATTTAA
- a CDS encoding acyltransferase, with translation MKDYFAHETAVIDADCSIGKNTKIWHFSHIMSNCVIGEQCNIGQNVVVSPEVILGKNVKVQNNVSIYTGVICEDDVFLGPSMVFTNVINPRSAIKRKNEYQKTLVKKGASIGANATIVCGNTIGEYAFIGAGSVVTKEVLPFALVVGNPSKQIGWVSEYGHTLEFNENGIAICKESNQKYQLKNNTVIKL, from the coding sequence TTGAAAGATTATTTTGCACATGAAACCGCTGTAATAGATGCAGATTGCAGTATTGGAAAAAATACCAAAATTTGGCATTTTAGTCATATTATGTCTAATTGTGTTATTGGTGAACAATGCAATATTGGTCAAAATGTAGTGGTTTCTCCAGAAGTAATTTTAGGTAAAAATGTTAAAGTACAAAACAACGTTTCTATTTATACAGGCGTAATTTGTGAAGATGATGTTTTTTTAGGTCCTTCAATGGTTTTTACAAATGTGATAAACCCAAGAAGTGCTATCAAAAGAAAGAACGAATATCAAAAAACTTTAGTAAAAAAAGGTGCAAGTATTGGTGCTAATGCAACGATTGTTTGTGGTAATACTATTGGCGAATATGCTTTTATTGGAGCAGGATCTGTCGTTACTAAAGAAGTTTTACCTTTTGCACTTGTAGTTGGTAACCCATCAAAACAAATTGGTTGGGTAAGTGAATATGGCCATACTTTAGAGTTTAATGAAAACGGAATTGCAATTTGTAAGGAAAGCAATCAAAAATATCAATTAAAAAATAACACTGTTATAAAATTATAG
- a CDS encoding cytochrome c oxidase subunit 3: MILEQDLQEELTVAKRKSAKPMLWISMISMVMFFAGLTSAYVISMKRDDWVSFDLPRAFYISTFLIVASSITLFLSQKFLKNDKRQLSLVFVIATLLLGIGFVWQQYVGFNQLKSVGLFFTGPESTVSTSFIIGITFMHVLHLLAGLLVLLVVIYNHFKYKYKSDNMLGFELGAIFWHFVDILWIYLFFFFYFIR; the protein is encoded by the coding sequence ATGATATTAGAACAAGATTTACAAGAAGAATTAACGGTTGCTAAGAGAAAATCGGCAAAACCTATGTTATGGATTTCCATGATTAGTATGGTGATGTTTTTTGCAGGATTAACAAGTGCATATGTAATAAGTATGAAAAGAGATGATTGGGTTTCTTTTGATTTACCACGAGCATTTTATATAAGTACTTTTCTAATCGTTGCAAGTAGTATTACGCTGTTTTTGTCGCAAAAATTCTTAAAAAATGATAAAAGACAACTCTCATTAGTGTTTGTTATTGCAACTTTATTACTAGGAATAGGATTTGTGTGGCAACAATATGTTGGTTTTAATCAATTAAAAAGTGTTGGTCTTTTTTTTACAGGACCAGAAAGTACGGTGTCAACATCTTTTATAATAGGAATCACATTTATGCACGTTTTACACCTGTTAGCAGGTCTTTTAGTGCTTTTGGTTGTTATTTATAATCATTTTAAATACAAATACAAATCAGACAATATGCTTGGTTTTGAACTAGGAGCAATCTTTTGGCATTTTGTAGATATACTATGGATTTACCTATTTTTCTTTTTCTATTTTATTAGGTGA
- a CDS encoding DUF3109 family protein, giving the protein MFQLGKTIVSEDIIEKDFVCNLSACGGACCVDGEAGAPLDKEETKILEKIYPKVKPFLRKEGIDVIEKEGTWVTSEWGELETPLINGADCAYVIFDEKNTALCAIEEAYNSGEIDWKKPVSCHLYPVRVKEYSEFSAVNYHKWEICDDACSLGKELQVPVYKFVKQALVRKFGQDWYDELEKVAEKHLK; this is encoded by the coding sequence ATGTTTCAACTAGGAAAAACAATAGTTTCAGAAGATATTATAGAAAAAGATTTTGTGTGTAATCTTTCTGCATGTGGTGGTGCTTGCTGTGTAGATGGTGAGGCTGGTGCTCCATTAGATAAAGAGGAAACTAAAATTTTAGAAAAAATTTATCCCAAAGTAAAACCTTTTTTAAGAAAAGAAGGAATAGATGTAATTGAAAAAGAAGGAACTTGGGTTACAAGTGAATGGGGAGAGTTAGAAACTCCTTTAATTAATGGAGCTGATTGCGCTTATGTAATTTTTGATGAAAAAAATACTGCGCTTTGTGCTATTGAAGAAGCTTACAATTCTGGTGAAATAGATTGGAAAAAACCTGTTTCTTGCCATTTATATCCTGTAAGAGTTAAAGAATATAGCGAGTTTTCTGCAGTAAATTACCACAAGTGGGAAATTTGTGATGATGCTTGTTCTTTAGGGAAAGAGTTACAAGTACCCGTATATAAGTTTGTAAAACAAGCCTTAGTAAGAAAATTCGGACAAGATTGGTATGACGAATTAGAGAAAGTAGCTGAAAAGCATTTAAAATAA
- the deoC gene encoding deoxyribose-phosphate aldolase, with protein sequence MEINQYLDATYLKTASQANLSEEENQQKVIDLIKEAILYDYKLIMIRAKYIPLAKEMLQEASKSNLIGTVIGFHEGTYTVEEKLEEAQKAINLGADELDFVVNYEAFKRGEIDLVKNEITKGIELSLANNKVVKWIIEVAALTSKEIIVISQLIKDIVFDVFGEENADKVFVKSSTGFFKTENNLPNGATFETMKLIVENAKPLKIKAAGGVRDYETAVKMVELGVDRIGTSSSKEIVNKENNSNSGY encoded by the coding sequence ATGGAAATCAATCAATATTTAGACGCTACTTACTTAAAAACAGCAAGTCAAGCAAACCTTTCAGAAGAAGAGAATCAACAAAAAGTTATTGATCTAATCAAAGAAGCTATTTTGTATGATTATAAATTAATAATGATTCGTGCAAAATATATTCCTTTAGCAAAAGAAATGCTTCAAGAAGCAAGTAAAAGTAACCTTATAGGTACAGTTATTGGCTTTCATGAAGGAACTTATACCGTTGAAGAAAAATTAGAAGAAGCACAAAAAGCGATTAATTTAGGTGCCGATGAGTTAGATTTTGTGGTAAATTATGAAGCTTTTAAAAGAGGAGAAATAGATTTAGTTAAAAATGAAATTACAAAAGGAATTGAACTTTCTTTAGCTAATAATAAGGTTGTAAAATGGATAATTGAGGTAGCTGCCTTAACAAGCAAAGAAATAATTGTAATTTCGCAATTAATTAAAGACATTGTTTTTGATGTTTTTGGTGAAGAAAATGCAGATAAAGTTTTTGTAAAATCATCAACTGGTTTTTTTAAAACAGAAAACAATTTGCCAAATGGAGCTACGTTTGAAACTATGAAGTTAATAGTAGAAAATGCAAAGCCATTAAAAATAAAAGCAGCTGGAGGAGTAAGAGATTATGAAACTGCTGTAAAAATGGTTGAATTAGGAGTAGATAGAATTGGTACATCATCTTCTAAAGAGATTGTTAATAAAGAAAATAATTCAAATTCAGGTTACTAA
- the cyoE gene encoding heme o synthase, giving the protein MSTTLITNNTTSMQAIFSDFKQLTKVGLSLSVVFSSVAGYLLAIDVVNYFTLFLLAIGGFFMVGASNAFNQIIEKDTDAIMKRTQNRPLPTGRMSVNVALTIAILFTILGLSILYSINPKTALFGAISIFLYTSVYTPLKPVTPLSVFVGAIPGAIPFMLGWVAATNNFGLEAGFLFMIQFFWQFPHFWAIGWLQDEEYKKAGFNMLPMGEKDKGAVKQIIFYTIIMILVSIAPVLKLSGAFYIHPITAVIVALLGIYMLYFAFKLHKSEENIDARKLMLSSVLYITAVQIIYVVDKFLH; this is encoded by the coding sequence ATGAGCACAACACTAATTACAAACAATACAACATCTATGCAAGCTATTTTTTCTGACTTTAAACAACTAACAAAAGTTGGTTTGTCTTTAAGTGTGGTCTTTTCTTCTGTTGCAGGATATTTATTAGCAATAGATGTCGTTAATTATTTTACACTTTTTCTTTTAGCTATTGGTGGTTTCTTTATGGTCGGTGCATCAAATGCATTTAATCAAATTATAGAAAAAGATACAGATGCTATTATGAAACGTACACAAAATAGACCTTTGCCAACAGGTAGAATGTCTGTTAATGTTGCATTAACCATCGCAATTCTATTTACAATCCTTGGTTTATCAATTTTATATAGTATAAACCCTAAAACAGCTTTGTTTGGTGCTATTTCTATATTTTTATATACAAGTGTTTATACGCCTTTAAAACCAGTAACACCATTATCTGTTTTTGTTGGTGCAATTCCAGGAGCAATTCCTTTTATGTTAGGTTGGGTGGCAGCCACTAATAATTTTGGTTTAGAAGCAGGTTTCTTATTTATGATTCAGTTTTTCTGGCAATTCCCTCATTTTTGGGCAATTGGTTGGTTGCAAGATGAAGAATATAAAAAAGCAGGATTTAATATGCTGCCTATGGGAGAAAAAGACAAAGGAGCAGTAAAACAGATTATATTTTACACTATAATTATGATACTTGTATCAATTGCACCCGTTTTAAAATTATCAGGAGCATTTTATATTCATCCTATAACAGCAGTAATTGTTGCTTTGTTGGGGATTTATATGCTGTACTTTGCATTTAAATTACATAAAAGTGAAGAAAACATTGATGCAAGAAAACTTATGTTATCAAGTGTTTTGTATATTACAGCAGTGCAAATTATATACGTAGTAGATAAATTTTTACATTAA
- a CDS encoding NAD(P)/FAD-dependent oxidoreductase — MKFDALIIGGGVSGMQCALVLGSAKNKPFAKPKNIGIITHQRASHLQDALFNNVLGLPPKTLGKDILIEGKKQLSSLYPHVKQIKNEKVVSILEDVNGYQIISNNNTYISKIVIIALNYSKPFTIIGLDDLIEPHQRANPTKDRIQLKNNNHLIREGLYCCGTIAGWRSQFAIAAGSGASVATDILTLWNNKRPTKVHDKV; from the coding sequence ATGAAATTTGATGCTCTTATTATTGGTGGTGGTGTATCTGGAATGCAATGTGCTTTAGTATTAGGTTCTGCAAAAAACAAACCTTTTGCTAAACCCAAAAATATAGGGATTATTACACATCAAAGAGCTTCTCACTTACAAGATGCTTTATTTAATAATGTATTAGGCTTACCTCCCAAAACTTTAGGGAAAGATATTTTAATAGAAGGTAAAAAGCAACTCTCATCTTTATATCCTCATGTTAAACAAATAAAAAATGAGAAAGTTGTATCTATACTAGAGGATGTAAATGGTTATCAAATAATATCCAATAACAACACCTACATAAGTAAAATAGTAATTATTGCATTAAACTACTCTAAGCCCTTTACAATAATAGGTCTAGACGACTTAATAGAACCTCATCAAAGAGCAAACCCTACAAAAGATAGAATTCAACTTAAAAACAATAATCACCTTATAAGAGAAGGTTTATATTGTTGTGGCACCATTGCTGGCTGGAGAAGTCAGTTTGCAATTGCAGCAGGAAGTGGTGCAAGTGTGGCCACAGACATACTTACGTTATGGAATAACAAAAGACCTACAAAAGTACATGATAAAGTATGA
- a CDS encoding MarC family protein, giving the protein MNFNLKEIITAFMVLFAVIDIIGNIPIIIDLRRKSGHIQSEKASIIAGFIMILFLFVGQSLLHFIGIDVHSFAVAGALILFFIALEMILGITLYKDDASSSAVTATVFPLAFPLIAGPGSLTTLLSLRAEFAIQNIIVAVVLNMIVLYIVLKTSSKIEKLIGPTGIQIIRKVFGVILLAISVKLFAANIKMLF; this is encoded by the coding sequence ATGAACTTTAATCTAAAAGAAATTATTACTGCCTTTATGGTTCTTTTTGCTGTAATCGATATTATTGGAAATATTCCAATAATTATTGATTTACGTAGAAAATCTGGACATATTCAATCTGAAAAAGCATCAATTATTGCAGGTTTCATTATGATCCTTTTTCTTTTTGTAGGACAAAGTTTACTTCATTTTATTGGTATCGATGTACATTCTTTTGCTGTTGCAGGAGCATTAATTTTATTTTTTATTGCTTTAGAAATGATTTTAGGTATTACTTTATATAAAGATGACGCAAGTTCTTCTGCTGTTACTGCTACCGTTTTCCCACTAGCTTTTCCTTTAATTGCTGGTCCAGGAAGTTTAACAACGTTACTTTCTTTAAGAGCCGAATTTGCTATACAGAATATTATTGTTGCTGTTGTTTTAAATATGATCGTTTTATACATCGTTTTAAAAACATCCTCAAAAATTGAAAAATTAATTGGCCCAACAGGAATTCAAATAATACGTAAAGTATTTGGTGTAATCTTATTAGCTATTTCTGTAAAGTTATTTGCAGCAAATATTAAAATGCTTTTTTAA
- a CDS encoding tetratricopeptide repeat-containing sensor histidine kinase: MKSKLFTLTFLFLSIISFSQKKEKNKQIEYLVENKISSLDIIDSVFRKKREDKDLLEQLVKRSKENAYLEGQFYGSNALGRHYRDRSLFNKSLFQYEKALIISEKIKDTVSEVKVLNAIGSVYRRQDDIRNALNYHQRALDKAIRIKNPTVSIKKSISISQNSIGNIYVSLRQYKLALNEFSKSIITQRELGHQLGLAINYQNIGRANEGLGNLDKALLNYHKSLNYNNKIDSKLGRIICGYRIANILIKQKKYNQALTTVDTVLQAAIKENDKYYLSKTYNALGLAQLHLNKLTASKDNLTTALNIATEFNIQAIIVQANENLALLNDKKKDYKKAYFYYKKAKEEGAKTLNDRNVLYVSELTSKYNKEHSENQIKDLAKKNQIAQLQITRNRNLWIMALSIFALTTVVVFSVSKQKRLKNEKRILSLKQDALRSQMNPHFMFNALNSIKLYIIENDKKKATSYLNKFSKLMRKILEASSIQETTLAEEIETMELYMSIENIRFSNEIDFSVIVDPSLNLESIKIPPLVLQPFLENSLWHGLSSKGKDKKMTIHIHKISSDYIQIDIADNGIGRDAAAKIKAEKSINRKSVGINLTKDRLTNFSKNLINDYSIIYKDLKDENNNALGTKVVIKFPLF; encoded by the coding sequence ATGAAGTCAAAATTATTTACGCTTACTTTTTTGTTTTTAAGTATTATCTCTTTTTCTCAAAAAAAAGAAAAAAATAAACAAATAGAATACCTTGTTGAGAATAAAATTTCTTCTTTAGATATTATTGACTCTGTTTTTAGAAAAAAAAGAGAAGACAAAGACCTCTTAGAACAACTAGTAAAAAGAAGTAAAGAAAACGCATATTTAGAAGGGCAGTTTTATGGTTCTAATGCTCTAGGCAGGCATTATAGAGATCGTTCTCTTTTTAACAAGTCTCTTTTTCAATATGAAAAAGCATTAATTATTAGCGAAAAAATAAAAGATACCGTTTCTGAAGTAAAAGTATTAAATGCTATTGGTTCTGTTTACAGAAGACAAGATGATATTAGAAATGCTTTAAATTATCATCAAAGAGCATTAGATAAAGCTATTCGTATTAAGAATCCTACAGTTAGTATTAAAAAAAGTATTAGTATTTCTCAAAATAGTATTGGTAATATCTACGTTTCTTTAAGACAATATAAATTAGCACTAAATGAGTTTAGCAAATCGATTATTACACAAAGAGAACTTGGTCATCAACTTGGTCTTGCTATTAACTATCAAAATATTGGAAGAGCAAATGAAGGCTTAGGTAATTTAGATAAAGCACTTTTAAATTATCACAAATCTTTAAATTATAACAATAAAATAGATTCTAAGCTTGGTAGAATAATTTGCGGATATAGAATTGCGAATATTTTAATAAAACAAAAAAAGTACAATCAAGCTCTTACTACTGTAGATACCGTTTTACAAGCAGCAATCAAGGAAAACGACAAGTATTATCTGTCTAAAACATATAATGCTTTAGGTTTAGCTCAATTACACTTAAATAAACTTACTGCATCTAAAGATAATTTAACTACAGCTTTAAATATTGCAACAGAATTTAACATACAAGCTATTATAGTTCAAGCAAATGAAAACCTAGCACTGTTAAATGACAAGAAAAAAGATTATAAAAAGGCTTACTTTTATTACAAGAAAGCAAAAGAAGAAGGTGCTAAAACACTTAACGACAGAAACGTACTATATGTCAGTGAGTTAACTAGTAAATATAACAAAGAACATAGTGAAAATCAAATAAAAGATTTAGCAAAAAAGAATCAGATTGCTCAATTACAAATTACAAGAAACAGAAACTTATGGATTATGGCTTTAAGTATTTTTGCTTTAACTACTGTAGTTGTCTTTTCTGTTAGTAAACAAAAACGTTTAAAAAATGAAAAAAGAATTCTTTCATTAAAACAAGATGCTTTAAGAAGTCAGATGAATCCTCACTTTATGTTTAATGCCCTAAATTCTATTAAACTATACATTATTGAAAACGATAAGAAAAAAGCGACTTCTTACCTAAACAAGTTTTCGAAATTGATGCGAAAAATACTAGAAGCTTCTTCTATACAAGAAACTACGTTAGCTGAAGAAATAGAAACGATGGAGCTTTATATGAGTATAGAGAATATTCGTTTTTCAAATGAAATAGACTTTTCTGTTATAGTTGATCCTTCCTTAAATTTAGAGTCGATAAAAATTCCACCTTTAGTGTTACAACCTTTCTTAGAAAATTCTTTATGGCATGGTTTATCTTCGAAAGGAAAAGATAAAAAGATGACAATTCATATTCATAAAATATCTTCTGATTATATTCAAATTGATATTGCAGATAATGGAATTGGACGTGATGCTGCTGCAAAAATAAAAGCTGAAAAATCTATTAATAGAAAATCTGTAGGAATAAATTTAACAAAAGATAGATTAACCAATTTCTCAAAGAATTTAATAAACGATTATTCTATAATTTATAAAGATTTAAAAGATGAAAATAATAATGCCCTAGGAACTAAGGTTGTTATTAAGTTCCCATTATTTTAA
- a CDS encoding response regulator — protein sequence MVLDSTLTDLLIVEDNPFIGESIVNAAKEHSGIGALHLTETLQEAISFLNVTNFGVIVLDLNLPDGSGLELLKLIKEKQIKTKVFVFSVNTELKKICLRYGASAFFDKANDFDKLIETIKAA from the coding sequence TTGGTACTGGACTCAACATTAACGGATTTATTAATAGTAGAAGATAACCCTTTTATTGGGGAAAGTATTGTTAATGCAGCTAAAGAACATAGTGGTATAGGTGCTCTTCATTTAACAGAAACTTTACAAGAAGCAATTTCTTTTTTAAATGTTACTAATTTTGGTGTAATTGTCCTTGACTTAAATTTGCCAGATGGAAGTGGTTTAGAGCTATTGAAATTGATTAAAGAAAAACAAATAAAAACTAAAGTTTTTGTTTTTTCTGTAAATACAGAACTAAAAAAAATTTGTTTAAGATATGGAGCTTCTGCTTTTTTCGATAAAGCGAATGATTTTGATAAATTAATTGAAACGATTAAAGCAGCTTAA
- a CDS encoding energy transducer TonB, which translates to MEIKKNPKQQLENYSKIFLQIGLVLTLFITYTLIEHKTYERNDLKGLGQANMFDDMKEDIPIIEIQEVKPPPKNTPPPVVEQITVVEDEKEIEETVIESTETDEDEGVIIDTEDIIEVEEAEEVEEDIPFILIENVPVYPGCRGNNTKLKKCFTKKVTEHFGRRFDTNLANELGLQPGKKKLFVIFTISKQGKVINVRARGPHPRLEKEVVKIITSLPKMTPGKQRGNPVGVSYSIPITFEVRT; encoded by the coding sequence ATGGAAATTAAAAAAAATCCAAAACAACAATTAGAAAATTACAGTAAAATTTTCTTGCAAATAGGGTTAGTACTTACCTTATTTATCACCTACACATTAATTGAGCATAAGACTTACGAAAGAAATGATTTAAAAGGCTTAGGTCAAGCAAACATGTTTGATGATATGAAAGAAGATATTCCTATTATCGAAATTCAAGAAGTAAAGCCACCGCCAAAAAACACACCTCCACCTGTAGTTGAACAAATAACAGTTGTGGAAGATGAAAAAGAAATCGAAGAGACTGTAATTGAATCTACAGAGACAGATGAAGATGAAGGTGTAATTATAGATACTGAAGATATTATTGAGGTTGAAGAAGCTGAAGAAGTTGAAGAAGATATTCCTTTTATATTAATTGAAAATGTACCTGTGTATCCAGGTTGTAGAGGTAACAATACAAAACTAAAAAAGTGTTTTACTAAAAAAGTAACTGAACACTTTGGTAGAAGATTTGATACCAATTTAGCAAATGAATTAGGTTTACAACCAGGTAAAAAGAAACTATTTGTAATTTTTACAATTAGTAAACAAGGTAAAGTTATTAATGTTAGAGCTAGAGGACCACACCCAAGACTAGAGAAAGAAGTAGTCAAAATAATTACCTCACTTCCAAAAATGACCCCAGGTAAACAAAGAGGAAATCCTGTAGGTGTTAGTTACAGTATACCCATAACATTTGAGGTTAGAACATAA
- a CDS encoding energy transducer TonB, with protein sequence MKNVKKLPSKQLEKFSNIFMQLGLVLVLFVVYVALEYKTEQKTIVSCVFLDKGSVVNIEPDADVIFKREPKVIPKAEIVKIAPLLIDEVVKGDNTIKEIIFDDTPDELPTIIDIKALVVVKEPEKFNPEDAVPFVNLQNAPVFKGCENLSKEDNKVCFDKKMKQFVQRNFDISLANELGLHSGNHRIQTQFIINQKGSIIDVEIRAPHKKLKNEAQRIINKLPKFKPGKQNSRTVKVRYLLPITFKIE encoded by the coding sequence ATGAAAAATGTAAAAAAGTTACCAAGCAAACAATTAGAGAAATTCTCTAACATTTTTATGCAGTTAGGGTTGGTCTTAGTACTCTTTGTAGTATATGTAGCCTTAGAGTATAAAACAGAACAAAAGACTATTGTAAGTTGTGTCTTTTTAGATAAAGGTAGTGTGGTTAATATAGAACCAGACGCAGACGTTATTTTTAAAAGAGAACCGAAAGTTATTCCTAAAGCAGAAATAGTAAAAATAGCACCGCTTTTAATTGATGAAGTTGTAAAAGGAGATAATACTATTAAAGAAATTATTTTTGATGATACTCCTGATGAACTCCCAACCATAATAGATATTAAAGCTTTAGTTGTAGTAAAAGAACCTGAGAAATTTAACCCAGAAGATGCAGTTCCTTTTGTGAATTTACAAAACGCACCGGTTTTTAAAGGATGTGAAAATTTATCAAAAGAAGATAATAAAGTTTGTTTTGATAAAAAAATGAAGCAATTTGTGCAACGTAATTTCGATATTTCTTTGGCAAACGAATTAGGTTTACATTCTGGTAATCATAGAATACAAACACAGTTTATCATCAACCAAAAAGGAAGTATTATAGATGTGGAAATAAGAGCGCCTCATAAAAAATTAAAAAATGAAGCTCAAAGAATTATAAATAAGCTTCCAAAGTTTAAACCAGGTAAGCAAAATAGTAGAACAGTAAAAGTTAGATATTTATTACCAATTACTTTTAAAATTGAGTAA
- a CDS encoding LytR/AlgR family response regulator transcription factor produces MLTSVIVDDEPKAIQGLSWELSNFNDQINVIATFNDPEKALIYLANNEIDCLFLDIEMPTMDGFQFLKKLKSRDFAVVITTAYNEYAIKALKNDAIDYLLKPIDTDDLEETIAKVKKYNIRSLNSNKVEKVLLNFNEKLNNKKITINTDGKLIFLEPEEILFIESDGNYSSIYTTNNKKIVVTKKLKEVNTLLPEEVFFRIHNSYIINLKKVKEFLKTDGYVVLENNQKIPVSRQKKAEFLDKF; encoded by the coding sequence ATGCTAACATCAGTTATTGTTGATGACGAACCAAAAGCAATACAAGGTTTATCTTGGGAATTATCAAATTTTAATGACCAAATAAATGTAATTGCTACTTTTAATGACCCTGAAAAAGCTTTAATTTATTTAGCTAATAATGAGATTGATTGCCTGTTTTTAGATATTGAAATGCCAACTATGGATGGTTTTCAGTTTTTAAAGAAATTAAAATCTCGAGATTTTGCTGTAGTAATTACAACTGCTTATAATGAATATGCTATTAAAGCATTAAAAAACGATGCTATAGATTATCTATTAAAACCTATAGACACTGATGATTTAGAAGAAACTATAGCAAAAGTAAAGAAGTATAATATTAGATCTTTAAACTCTAACAAAGTAGAAAAAGTATTATTGAATTTTAATGAAAAATTAAACAATAAAAAAATTACAATTAATACAGATGGTAAACTAATTTTTTTAGAGCCTGAAGAAATCCTTTTTATTGAATCTGATGGGAATTACTCATCAATTTATACTACAAATAATAAAAAAATTGTTGTTACAAAAAAGCTGAAAGAAGTTAATACATTACTACCAGAAGAAGTGTTTTTTAGAATTCATAATTCTTATATTATCAACTTAAAAAAAGTGAAAGAATTCTTAAAAACAGATGGTTATGTCGTTTTAGAAAACAATCAGAAAATACCAGTTTCTCGCCAAAAGAAAGCAGAGTTTTTAGATAAATTTTAA